Sequence from the Magallana gigas chromosome 4, xbMagGiga1.1, whole genome shotgun sequence genome:
ttagtGTACTTGTGTAGAGAGGATACTTATCACTTTAACcttgattttattcattattgccTATTTGCTTTTTATCTGTGACCTTACCTAAATGACTTAATTCCCACAAATGTGCAagcaaaagaaaatttcaaaagagTGCTGGTCTGCTTAAGTacgattttaaaatatgtttttctttagattttaactatcttcaacctaatttttaaagctctttataaaactttttggGCTAAAAAATGCATGATACCACACATCGTTCTTTATATATAGGTCGATCGTCATCTACACAGTGCCTTATCTAACGTCTTGTATATTGGATACTATGATGGAGTTTAATGACTGTTTCATGTATATTTACTCATAAACATTGGAATACAATCTTTATTTTATACACAGCCCCCATCACAAATTTCACATGTGTAAATGTATGTCAAAGctttaatgttgattttgtgaCACTTCCTGTTTTAATGTTTTAGCTTTTTATTTCACTCTGCGTTAGACACAATAAACTGGTTTGCCAGAACCTTGGTGTTGTTGAACATTTATTTGGACTGAGTCAGATCTAGAGTTTTAGCTTGGCTACATTTATTTAGTAGACTTTTGACTGTTTGGGATATGTAGGTCTATATCCGCACGTTCAGTGACCAGGTAGATGCGGTATGGGGTAAACATGACTGGGGCCACCTAGATTTCCATGATAAGGACCTATATAGAAAGAAAACATCAGATATTCTTAAATACGAAATTGTTAATGTTTACCGTACAAGGAGAGCGTCTTTGAACTTTGAACAACTTTGAAGGATTGTTTCAATCCTAATATAACTGATTTAAATAATGCAACGGTCTCAAATCaaaagtaatatacatgtatgactagCCTTTAATGAAGTCACTAATTTTAGACGGAAAGGGTAAGTGTATGGATTGAAAGAACTTTATCATGATTATGTTACAGTTGTgctttaaaattgtattgttaTACTGGATACTTGTGTGAAAggtaatatgatatattatataaatattgttgtttttatttaggTCAATACGAGGATTGAGCTAAAAGTCTGGTCCGATTAAGTCGATCACAAAAAAAGGTCAAAACTAATCATTATTTCATCCAGCATGTTTTTTTCTATCATGATAAAGGTTTGCTGTTTCCGACAAATATGCTGGCTTTCCTTAAAATGGCAtgaaggacgttgtttactcagggtttgagttctcaaattcgtaATATTATAAAGTTCAATTTTATGAGTAAAtcttgttctaaacacaaaaagtagtTGTGAAACTAATTATTATTGATTaaacattcgatatttttactaattGTAGGACTTTAAGCAACACAGAGAAATTCGAACtacattttcatatttcttttttctgaaatattgtTGGTAGTACTAAAGTATCtaaagtaagattttttttgttatcagtatatatttgtatattttatattggttttattttaccttCAGATACATTGTAATTgcatggcacacactacaaaaatacgggaaaaaatgcttgaaaacgataaaagacaccatatctcaaaatgttGATCATTAACCTCATATAGATTAAATGCCAGCAGAGAAAACTCAATATACTCAGTTTAATACTATATAAGTTTTATCATTATCATAATTCAGgggttttttgtttaattgaatcaaaaatgggtagggatttgaaaactgataaagaaattcggactgaaatatttataaaattcaggatgaaaacttaatgctttgtatctatttagtgTCACCGTCAATCATAAAcagtacttgatttttaaatgaatttagccatttgtattattttcacaattaagaaagtCTCAATCACAGTGTTAAATTTTTAgggatataaaaaaatattcagtggCCATTAACGCAGAAAGTACATTGTAGGTCTATAACAGACggtagatggtttttcattatcatcagtagATTTATGTCTTCGTTCTGAGTAAATGTAATCCTTAAGAAAGTCAAAATAACGATCCCGATGTCGGTTAATCAAACTTTATATTTAAtctgatacaatttttttttgctttgtgCAATAAACTGATGAATGATAAAGTTTGTAATTTTGTGAGGGCTTTTCTTtcaattatgaaaatgaaactGCTTAAAACTAAACCTAGGGTTAAAGAAATGCATGTGAAAATCTCTTTAACCAGCAAAtagagtatacatgtataactcgTTTTAAGAACAAATGCATCAGGTTAgtttatataagaaaaacatatgattttctatcttgcttataacttgacaaAAGATATTGAGCATTTACATACCATTAACATATCTTATTGAAGTAAAAGTAAgattattattgaaaaaaaaggaaaactgTCTTCCCAAACTGTGACCTTATTCTATCACGATATCAAAAATTTTTTAAGAGGATCCTCCAGAATTGATCAATGACGCAATTTTGAGATGCAGACtaacaattttatttgtcattacaTAGAAAAACATTTTGGATCAATAGGGTTTAGTAAACTTTCGACTGTTTATGGTATGTAGGTTCATATCCGTGACTTCCGTGACCAGGTCGATGCGGGATGGGATAGACTTGACGGGGGTGACCTGGGATTCCGGGACCACCTGGGATTCCATGACCGCCTGGGGTTCCATGGTAAGGTCCTATATTGAATGGGTAGGTACATGTGTCAACTTGACCGCTGGAATATCGTTTACAGCATTTGCCTCCATATGGACATGTTGTGTCATGGTTGCAAGCTACGCGCCTACCACCGATGATTACATAGTTTTGGTTGCAGGAACCTCGGCGCTCGAATTCAGCTGGAATTTGACATCTTTGACCATTTCCTCCAACATAACAACATTTCTGTACTCCGTGGCATTGTTCGTCATTGCTACAATATGGGCCAAGCTCTGGTTCCGGGTAAATGTTGCTTGCTGGGCAAGTTCCGGCCTTTGGTAAAcctaaaaaaatattggttttgGTTTTGTTAACTAAAACCATGTATTTCGCATTTAAAAAACGTTATATACAAACTATAACATAATTTGGACTCTAGACATGTACAAAAGGCAATCAGACCTTAAAAGTCATTCTTATAAAGTGAACTTAacattaacaagaggcccaggagccacattgctcacctgagcaacaattgccttaattctgatcaaattaacATTACAGTATCacaatatcttgacaactaagtacagtagatcttgagaaaaaaaattgaaaatctgccaatttttttcCACGTCtctttttggtaaataccaagccccttttgttgttgtacctatAAGAagtttttttctctattcctatatgcccccccccccccccatttcgtggccccacatttctctagggaatcattgttttatcaaacttaaatctggataacctgtgctttcacactaagtactgagttttggaccgaaaactttcccagaatatttttaaagattttctctatatattcctatgtaaaaattcaaaccgtcatcacggccccgccctacacCAAGGGAtcgtgattttgcaaacttgaatttacactacccgaggatgcctctacacaagtttaagcttttctagccaaatagtctttaaaaagaagatttttgaagattttctctatatattcctatgcaaaaattcacccccccccccctccaattgtggcctcaccctacacctggactattatttaaacaaacttgaatctacacgaTCTGggaatgcttccactcaaatttgggctttcctggcctaatagttttgagaggaagatttttaaagattttctctatatataaaaatttatcccccattgtggtcccgccctgcccccagggaccatgatttgaacaaacttgaatctacattatctgaggatggttacatgccaatttgagttTTCTTGgccaaaaagtttataaaagaattttttttaaacattttctgtatatattcctgttaaaaaatatatcccctaattgtggccccaccctacccccggggaccatgatttgaacaaacttgaatctacactacctgaggatgctttcattttaaattgagcttttctggcctaatagtttttgagaggaagatgtttaaagattttctctatatattcctatgtaaaacatgatccccctattgtgggcccaccctacccccagggaccacgatttgaacaaacttgaatctaaactacctgaggatggttacacacCAATTTGAGTTTtcttggcctaatagtttttgagaagaagatttttaaatgtttttctctatatattcctttgtaaaaattgatccccctaattgtggccccactctaccaccggggaccatgatttgaacaaatttgaatctacactatctgaggatgctcccatcttaatttgagcttttctggccttatagcttttgagaagaagatttttaaagattttctctatatattcctatttaaaaattgatgcccttcttgtggcccctccctactcccggggaccatgatttgaacagacttgaatctacactacctgaggccGCCTCTACaaaaatttaagcttttcaggccgaatagtttttgagaagaagatttttaaaaattccaacaaattttcaataattctcaattgtCTCCCCTTTACAGAGGGCGTGGcgcttcatttgaacaaacttgaattcccttcacctagtggtgctttgtgccaaatttggttgaaatctgcccagtggttcttgagaagatgatgaaaatgtgaaaagtttacaacaacgacgacaacgacagacaacggacacaTTGTGATCAGATAAgttcacttgagcctttggctcaggtgagctaaaaagtaaaaGAACAGTATCGTGTTTTGTCATCCGATTCCTAGCATTTGATCTATAACGTCGGGGCAACACAAACATTAACGTGAATTTTGATTTCTGCATCTATTAGTTTGtcttaataaaagaaaaaggaaTATACGTACCCTGCAGCAATGGTTCAGCGAAGTAAAaggaatgattttttaataataaaataataaacatgtatcattatccatttttttttttgttaaagcaGTGCTAATATTTAACGAAGCAGAAATATGTCGTTTGAAGTAGAATAATTCTTTATTAAGAATATATTtaaggtatgtacatgtatcgttccactttgaaatattgaaatttcataaaatcatatatacaAACTGGGAAGCGCATCTCTTTTTTCAGAGAAtgcaggtttttaaaaaaatcgattttaggaaaaaaatataaacagataGGCAATCACACCTTTGaattaattattgcaaaaataaacgAATCAATATATCTGACTGActtaaaacataattaattttgtcatttttattaaaagcaGTCTGTGGGGAATTTGCTATTAGAataacaaaaagacaaaataataCTGCCACCATCTTTCATGTAATTAAACTTTGATATGTCACGATATCTTACCAAACCCATCTCCTCGACCTCCACCTTGACCTCCGCCTAGACCTCCTCCTACATGTAAACCTCCTCCTAAATGTCCTCCAAATCGTCCTCCAAATCCTCCTACAAGACTTCCTCCGACAAGACCTCCTCCTAGACCTCCAACTCCTACTCCTAGACCTCCAACTCCTACTCCTAGACCTCCTCTAACTCCTCCTCCAAGACCTCCTTCATGACCTCTACCGCCACCATAATCATTCTTATAAGTAGAATAATCGTCAGCCAAACAGGAGGCAATTACGAGACCCAAGACCAGCAAGTTATCCATCTTTGTTGATTTAGAAATCTGTAGGAGTCAAGAAAAGTCATAAAAAATGTTCTgacttacattaaaaaaatagtgGTGTAGATTAAGGTTATTTTTAGAGACGTTTTGAGATTATTTATTCATCTTGTATCAAACGTCATAAACTGATGTTGTGTATATTTTTCAGCTTGGTATAAATTCACTTTATTTTTGCCAAGAATTATGCTGTATAATAAATTGGTTGACAAACAGAGTAAATATATTGACTTTTCTTTGCGTTAGGGGGACCAATCTTTTTTGTGTGCTTATTGTTTACCCatcaacaataataaaaaaaaatgtggaagTTTCCGacaacatttgttatttttgaagcCATTTTCTTGGtatgtaaatgatatattttgatgTGAATTTCCCccattttctatcattttttgTTAGCAATTATAATTTCCTGAAATAATATGACGAATCTATAGactttatttgcaaattttattcaataattttactaGGAATATTAGTAGATTAAAAATGAAACACTGTAATatcataatttatgaaaatgttgaaaaaataaacgactcaattttattcaaagtttttaattcaaatttaaacagAATGTGGTGCATTGCATGTAAGAggtatttaatgaaattttcattcTCATTCCATTAATCAACATTAACGTATGCCCTAATTTCTGTGACCTAATTCTTTGCATTTAATGAGGATACTAAAATTCGAATCACCGCTAGCCCTTTTTCTGGAATGATAACGTTTTTGTGTAGGTTTATgctttaaacataaaaaagtaatacctttttgaaaaaaaaatactttacctTTAATTACATTGATCACAAAAGATTTTCATCGTCTAgatttcttaaattaaaacaaaagtattaAATTCCTTCAAATACGCGTTATTgggatattttacaaaatataactgATCAAAATGTCAGCCTGATCAACAAAAACTTAAGAAAATGGAGCTTTGTGGCGCAAATCAAACTGAAGATGTATTCTTTATCATGTCTCAAGATTATATAATCAATATCAATAACTTGACTtcaacaatatttaataattattgctacatgtatatatttaatgaataaggaaatcatttaatttttaaatattgtgatGTTATTAAATGCGGTCagatgatcaaatccaataaagcccaaagtgctttatgatagatttgatcatgctTGACCGTTTTTTATCACATAATCATATTCAAAGAAAGATATCTCATTACTTATTTTCGTGTAACTTTagcaatatttcaattacatgtaaataataaaatactgatcaataaaatttattgaattacTCACAATTTATGGTTTTCaccaaaacatttaatttttattaaattatttataattttggaaAAGTCAAAGTTATTCACCGTTCCGGTAATATATCAACGTAGCTTAGTGAGATGGGTGTTGGCTTGTAGATTATCTTTATCAGATGATAGAGTCTCCGAATTATAGCAGACGTCTAATTTTTTTACTTCTCATGTTTAAAGTTaatcattttgaatattttattttgttattttggggttataccaaaaataatttgacaCTTTTTagataactttcaaaattacgTTATGTTTATATTCAGATTCTGTAAACATTTTGTcgaataaaattgattaaacgctacgcgggtaggttaatgcaactccgagtttaatgaccgtcaaaattatgatcaatttaaaaactatttatttttatgaaaacagtgcgGAATAATAATACCAAGCGAATGTGTTAACCAAGATTttatgtttctacttcagaatcgactcgatctttgaagctgccgtaccatggtatcacgtgacagttaaaaatagatcactttattactttaacaaaaaattaaaaagtgttacactaccccgaagttcttTTGTATATTTGCTACAATTATACgatcggcaattagttcatgttaTGCTTATTAGCATTATTGCTAGAATCCTATCGTTAATCgcatgaaataaatattgtaaatatttatcggaaaccctcttaacttctataatttcattgaaaatactacgtatttttcatttaaaagaacaAAGCAAAGGATTATAGCAGAATTGTtcgttgatatttaccaaagtcatctttcattatatccggggtagtgtaacacttttgccatttttttacacactgacagaggaaaggctggtcaagccatataaatgtcgatctgctTTCCTTATAAAATtcgctgattaaacaaaatatccatgccttATTATCCTGATTTTATcctaactgacactcatctaaatcttaggtatctgtattgaataagtcttatttcggcattgtttacactgcattcagatgatttgtctcccgacatgatccTTTCTATgaaacatgcttgtgacgtcatcaatgataattatacgtaatagagagaaatcgaagatatattcagttagaagagtttccaGTGATATGTTatgcctgtagtttttataattaaaaccagagataaagttaaaatcgacaagTTTCTGAGTAAAATCTGACATCATGCTGCATATTGTGACGTCctatcgatcagaggaatttgatcgctgagagttgccttatcatacccgcgtatAGGGTAGCTGATTGAGATcattatgttacatgtaatgaTTAGACAATAAACTACCAGAACAAAATTAATAAGTTATAATGTATATTAGTCAATTTTTCGTGCCTTTTCAGTGTACACTtccaaattatatattttttataatgtgcGTATATCATTTCTACATACCAGATGCGGGGAATTTACCAGGCATTGTACGCTTTTATCTTCTCATCGGTAATGAGAATTCACACGGTACGATAAAACGGACTAGATAAACGGAAAATTTTATCCATTAGACGATGAACCGATATAATTTAAGATATATCTAACTCAAAGTGAAGTTGAATTAAACGCACGAttgaacagtatacacgcatgATAGGATAGGATATGATTATACAGAATAACGCTGCCTGCACTGGATTTAAGTTTTCTATAGTAAACAATATTTAACTGaacgtttttatttcattccGATGATTTcgcaaataaaaattaatgttttttttttctctataaacaaaaatatctagATAAAACTTACTGTCGGATTCCTTGCTACAACAGAAAACAGGAATGATTGAGAAGAAAAAGTCTCACCCTTTTATACTGTTTAACAATAGCATCCCGCACGTCCACGGGTTAAAGTTTTCCCGACATTTCCTCAAATTGTCTTAAACATGCTTATTCTGCTTTTGTTTATTATCTTATTAAAATCAAACATGTACGCGGAtgtttggtttttgtttaatttgcatAAATAATGAGGCGTTGGTGAGGCATTAtgtaatcaatcaaaattgttggTTCCTTTGATAATTTCGTATAATAACGTTTATCTTTATGAAGAAATGTTGTTAAAAAACAATGTTCAGTGATAACTACCATTAATGATTCACGAATATATCTAGTTatacataaaactatttttgagTGATTCATATGGGAATGAAAATTACACGCATTTAAGGGGGAAGAGGGGGTTGCAgtgcaaaattatatatatttttcaattattttttcttttttgctgttttaatacatttacattaagATGTCCActgcaaaatatataattgtcaTGACTACTTTCTTATCTTGCATGCGAGAATTTGATaggaattatctcccttttctgGCATCATgaattttgttacttttatttttctgcaataactattttatttgaTGGAATTTAGTTGCAAATCATAtccattaatttttaaaacggaaacaaatttcaaacttGTTTACAAcattagttttttttacatagcaacacatgtatcataattttatcaatatattgcTGAAATCAGCACTTTTTGATTCTATATTAGAAAAATCTGATGGCACATAAAAAATTGTTGTAACGTTCCCGAGGT
This genomic interval carries:
- the LOC136274581 gene encoding uncharacterized PE-PGRS family protein PE_PGRS36-like, whose translation is MDNLLVLGLVIASCLADDYSTYKNDYGGGRGHEGGLGGGVRGGLGVGVGGLGVGVGGLGGGLVGGSLVGGFGGRFGGHLGGGLHVGGGLGGGQGGGRGDGFGLPKAGTCPASNIYPEPELGPYCSNDEQCHGVQKCCYVGGNGQRCQIPAEFERRGSCNQNYVIIGGRRVACNHDTTCPYGGKCCKRYSSGQVDTCTYPFNIGPYHGTPGGHGIPGGPGIPGHPRQVYPIPHRPGHGSHGYEPTYHKQSKVY